A single genomic interval of Legionella israelensis harbors:
- the rpsC gene encoding 30S ribosomal protein S3 gives MGQKVNPTGIRLGIVKDWNSKWFAGKKYADLLIQDIKLRSELKKKLLSAAVSRILIERPANNAVVTIFTARPGVIIGKKGGGIESLRGEISAKLGVPVHLNIEEIKKPELDSTLVAEGIAQQLEQRVMFRRAMKRAVSSAMKAGAKGVKICVSGRLGGAEIARSEWYREGRVPLHTFRADVDYGTAEAKTTYGIIGVKVWIFKGEILPQKKRSSDSNK, from the coding sequence CTTGGTATTGTTAAAGATTGGAATTCAAAGTGGTTTGCAGGCAAAAAATATGCTGACCTTTTGATACAGGATATTAAACTGAGGTCAGAGCTGAAAAAGAAACTTCTTTCAGCCGCAGTGAGTCGAATACTAATTGAACGGCCTGCAAACAATGCCGTTGTAACCATATTTACTGCTCGACCTGGTGTCATTATTGGAAAAAAAGGCGGTGGTATTGAATCCTTGCGTGGTGAGATCTCCGCCAAATTAGGTGTGCCAGTCCATTTAAATATAGAAGAAATAAAAAAACCTGAGCTTGACTCAACACTTGTCGCTGAAGGCATTGCACAACAACTTGAGCAGAGGGTTATGTTCCGACGTGCTATGAAAAGAGCTGTGTCTTCAGCTATGAAGGCAGGTGCAAAAGGCGTTAAAATTTGTGTTAGTGGTAGATTAGGTGGTGCTGAAATTGCCCGCAGCGAGTGGTACAGAGAAGGGCGTGTTCCCTTGCACACCTTTCGTGCGGATGTTGATTATGGTACGGCTGAAGCCAAGACGACTTATGGAATTATTGGCGTCAAAGTTTGGATCTTTAAAGGCGAGATACTCCCTCAAAAGAAACGTAGCTCTGATAGCAATAAATGA
- the rpmD gene encoding 50S ribosomal protein L30: MENKIKITLKKSLIGRKPKHKLMAKQLGLGKLNSSVYHRDTPAIRGLINHINYMLLVEESGQ, translated from the coding sequence ATGGAAAATAAAATAAAAATTACTTTGAAAAAAAGCCTTATAGGTCGAAAACCAAAGCATAAATTGATGGCTAAACAACTTGGTCTCGGGAAATTAAATTCAAGCGTATATCATCGAGATACTCCTGCAATCCGAGGTCTGATTAATCATATTAATTACATGCTTCTTGTTGAGGAGAGTGGGCAATGA
- the rplF gene encoding 50S ribosomal protein L6 — protein MSRVAKAPINLPANVEVLIKDNLVTVKGPKGTLTQKINKLVRINKNSDNEKQYLFHPASKDPNAWAQAGTARALVNNMVRGVTDGFTKTLELVGVGYRAQAKDKSITLSLGYSHPVEYVLPQGVKAETPNNTTIILSGIDKQILGQAASNIRGFRPPEPYKGKGIKYAGEIIARKEAKKK, from the coding sequence ATGTCAAGAGTAGCGAAAGCGCCTATAAATTTACCGGCAAATGTTGAAGTTTTGATAAAAGATAATCTGGTGACGGTAAAGGGACCAAAGGGCACACTAACCCAAAAAATTAATAAGTTGGTGCGCATAAATAAAAATAGCGATAATGAAAAACAGTATTTGTTTCATCCTGCTTCAAAAGATCCAAATGCATGGGCTCAAGCCGGGACAGCACGTGCGCTGGTGAACAATATGGTTCGTGGCGTGACAGATGGTTTCACCAAAACTTTAGAATTGGTTGGAGTGGGTTATCGTGCACAGGCAAAAGACAAATCCATTACTTTATCTTTAGGCTACTCGCATCCAGTAGAATATGTCTTGCCTCAAGGAGTCAAAGCAGAAACCCCTAATAACACCACCATTATACTAAGTGGTATCGATAAACAAATATTAGGTCAGGCTGCTTCTAATATACGTGGATTCAGACCACCAGAACCTTATAAAGGGAAAGGCATCAAGTATGCGGGTGAAATAATCGCCAGAAAAGAAGCGAAAAAGAAATAA
- the secY gene encoding preprotein translocase subunit SecY — translation MKSQKSSRSQGGLSELKSRLMFVVIAILIYRLGAHIPVPGLDPTKLANFFKEQQNTIFGLFNMFSGGALSRVTVFAIGIMPYISASIIIQLFSAVSPKLEQLKKEGESGRRKINQYTRYLTLVLSVFQSLGMARWLAGQQIALQADFSFYFTAVSTLVTGTMFLMWLGEQITEKGIGNGISLIIFSGIVSSMPNAIGSVMQQVKEGQMQALTLIVIAAVVVAVTGFVVFVERAQRRIRVNYAQRTQGRKVYAAQTSHLPLKINMSGVIPPIFASSIILLPATLAQFFSNTRGMAWLSDVGMALSPGQPLYLIVYALAIVFFAFFYAALVFNPKDTADNLKKSGAYIPGIRPGEQTTKYIDSVMTRLTLIGALYLVLVCLLPQILMYTWHVPFYFGGTSLLIIVVVIMDFVAQVQAHLMTQQYDSLMKKANVKGTKLPGLL, via the coding sequence ATGAAAAGCCAAAAAAGCAGTCGATCACAGGGAGGATTATCTGAATTAAAATCCCGCCTGATGTTTGTCGTTATAGCCATATTGATATACAGATTAGGTGCACATATTCCAGTTCCTGGTCTTGATCCAACCAAATTGGCTAATTTTTTTAAGGAACAACAAAACACAATTTTTGGTTTGTTTAACATGTTTTCGGGAGGCGCGTTATCCCGGGTTACTGTGTTTGCTATAGGTATAATGCCTTATATCTCAGCGTCAATTATCATACAGTTATTTTCGGCAGTATCGCCTAAACTCGAGCAGCTTAAAAAGGAAGGTGAATCTGGCAGACGAAAAATAAATCAATATACACGTTACTTAACTTTAGTCTTGTCTGTTTTTCAGTCATTGGGAATGGCGAGATGGCTTGCAGGTCAGCAAATTGCATTACAGGCGGATTTTTCCTTCTATTTCACTGCTGTAAGCACTTTGGTAACCGGCACCATGTTTTTAATGTGGTTAGGGGAGCAAATAACTGAAAAGGGTATTGGCAATGGTATATCTTTAATCATCTTTTCAGGTATTGTATCCAGTATGCCAAATGCTATAGGTTCTGTCATGCAGCAAGTGAAAGAAGGGCAGATGCAGGCCCTAACTTTGATAGTTATCGCCGCAGTCGTTGTGGCGGTTACTGGTTTTGTTGTATTTGTTGAAAGGGCGCAACGGAGAATACGCGTAAATTATGCTCAACGTACACAAGGAAGAAAAGTTTACGCAGCACAAACCAGTCATTTACCATTGAAAATAAATATGTCGGGTGTTATTCCACCCATATTTGCATCGAGTATTATATTATTGCCTGCAACGTTGGCTCAGTTTTTCTCTAATACTCGGGGGATGGCATGGTTATCAGATGTTGGAATGGCGCTTTCGCCTGGACAACCGTTGTATTTGATTGTCTATGCATTGGCTATCGTATTTTTTGCATTTTTTTACGCGGCACTGGTATTTAATCCTAAAGACACTGCAGATAATTTAAAAAAATCTGGAGCCTACATACCAGGAATAAGACCTGGAGAACAAACCACAAAATATATTGATTCTGTCATGACAAGATTAACTTTAATAGGTGCTTTATATCTTGTGTTGGTTTGTTTGCTGCCTCAGATTTTAATGTACACTTGGCATGTGCCATTTTATTTTGGTGGTACCTCATTATTAATTATTGTCGTTGTTATTATGGACTTTGTTGCCCAGGTTCAGGCCCATTTAATGACCCAACAATATGATTCTTTAATGAAAAAAGCCAATGTAAAAGGTACAAAACTGCCTGGTTTATTATGA
- the rplO gene encoding 50S ribosomal protein L15 has translation MKLNSLTPEPGSRSSGKRLGRGIGSGLGKTSGKGHKGQKSRSGGYHKINFEGGQMPIQRRLPKMGFKSRISHSIDQVTLDELAKIEADVVSLDSLKSAGVINKSIKQVKVILSGELNKPVKLKGLKVTKGAKEIIEKMGGSIEE, from the coding sequence ATGAAATTAAACAGTTTAACGCCTGAACCAGGCTCTCGTTCATCTGGAAAACGTTTGGGCAGAGGCATAGGCTCCGGGCTTGGAAAAACAAGTGGCAAGGGGCATAAAGGACAAAAATCACGTTCTGGCGGATACCATAAGATCAACTTTGAAGGCGGCCAAATGCCAATTCAAAGACGTCTGCCTAAGATGGGCTTTAAATCCAGAATTAGCCACTCTATAGATCAGGTTACTCTTGATGAGTTGGCAAAAATAGAGGCTGATGTTGTATCACTTGATTCGCTTAAAAGTGCAGGTGTTATCAATAAATCAATTAAGCAGGTTAAAGTAATCTTGTCTGGAGAATTGAATAAGCCTGTAAAATTAAAAGGGTTAAAAGTTACTAAAGGCGCCAAAGAGATCATTGAAAAAATGGGCGGCAGCATAGAAGAGTGA
- the rplE gene encoding 50S ribosomal protein L5 produces the protein MVRLKEYYKTNVVDMMMKRFGYSSVMEVPKISKITLNMGVGEAVGDKKVLNHALEDMTKIAGQKPIITKARKSIAGFKIREGWPIGCKVTLRSDRMYEFLDRLISVALPRVRDFRGLNPKSFDGTGNYSMGIQEQIVFPEIDFDKTDTIRGMDICITTTAKTNEEAKALLEAFDLPLKDRDKNKG, from the coding sequence ATGGTAAGACTAAAAGAATATTACAAAACAAATGTAGTCGACATGATGATGAAGCGATTCGGCTACAGCAGTGTAATGGAAGTGCCTAAAATCAGTAAGATTACACTTAACATGGGAGTTGGTGAGGCTGTTGGCGATAAAAAGGTATTGAATCATGCTCTTGAGGATATGACCAAAATTGCCGGACAAAAGCCAATTATTACTAAAGCAAGGAAATCCATTGCTGGGTTCAAAATCAGAGAAGGTTGGCCAATAGGTTGTAAGGTTACTTTGCGAAGCGATCGAATGTACGAGTTTCTTGATAGGCTTATTTCCGTTGCTCTTCCTCGTGTAAGAGATTTCCGTGGGCTGAACCCGAAATCTTTCGATGGCACAGGAAATTACAGCATGGGCATTCAGGAACAGATAGTATTTCCTGAAATTGATTTTGATAAGACAGATACAATACGTGGAATGGATATATGTATTACCACCACGGCAAAAACAAATGAAGAAGCAAAAGCTTTATTAGAAGCCTTTGACCTTCCACTTAAAGACAGAGATAAAAATAAAGGGTGA
- the rpsQ gene encoding 30S ribosomal protein S17 translates to MSNSETNARTVIGKVVSDKMEKTIVVLVERTVKHPKYGKMIKRNTKLHAHDENQICKIGNVVKIRESRPISKTKNWMLVEVIS, encoded by the coding sequence ATGTCAAATAGTGAAACCAACGCCAGAACTGTCATTGGAAAAGTTGTTAGTGACAAAATGGAAAAAACCATCGTTGTATTGGTTGAGCGTACTGTAAAGCATCCAAAGTATGGTAAAATGATTAAGCGAAATACTAAGCTCCATGCCCACGATGAAAATCAAATATGTAAAATTGGAAATGTAGTTAAAATACGTGAATCCAGACCTATTTCCAAAACAAAGAACTGGATGTTAGTAGAAGTAATTTCTTAA
- the rpmC gene encoding 50S ribosomal protein L29, with product MKKVSELREMSIDELNEELLSLRKQQFNLRMKKANGTLDKTHLIHQARRTVARVKTILTEKAGNSNVK from the coding sequence ATGAAAAAAGTGTCTGAACTTAGAGAAATGTCAATTGATGAATTAAACGAAGAGTTATTGTCATTGCGAAAACAACAGTTTAATTTGAGAATGAAAAAGGCGAATGGAACTTTAGATAAAACTCATCTTATTCATCAAGCACGTAGAACAGTAGCAAGAGTTAAAACAATACTTACTGAAAAAGCAGGTAACAGCAATGTCAAATAG
- the rplX gene encoding 50S ribosomal protein L24 has translation MKRIKTGDTVIVITGKSKGHVGKVKSRKENKVVVEGANLIKKHVRPNPQLNQKGGIVTREASLDVSNVALYNPTTNAADKVGFKYIEKDGIPHKVRYFKSNNEIIDLV, from the coding sequence ATGAAACGTATAAAAACAGGTGATACCGTTATCGTTATTACAGGAAAAAGCAAAGGGCATGTGGGTAAAGTAAAAAGCCGAAAAGAAAATAAAGTTGTTGTTGAAGGTGCAAATTTAATAAAAAAACACGTACGGCCAAATCCACAGCTTAATCAGAAAGGTGGAATAGTCACTCGTGAAGCTTCTTTGGATGTATCAAACGTTGCGCTTTATAATCCGACCACAAATGCGGCTGATAAAGTAGGTTTTAAATATATTGAAAAAGATGGGATCCCACATAAAGTAAGATATTTCAAATCAAATAATGAAATTATCGATCTGGTATAA
- the rpsE gene encoding 30S ribosomal protein S5, translating to MAFEDTTKTDGYQEKLVSVTRTAKVVKGGRVFGFAVLVVVGDGKGKIGFGRGKAREVPIAIQKAMDQAKKNMVYISLAGSTIQHEITWSYGASKVFMKPASEGTGIIAGGAMRAVLEVLGVHNILAKSIGSTNPSNIVRATVGALKNMSTPDYVAAKRGKTVEEVMAG from the coding sequence ATGGCGTTTGAAGATACAACTAAAACAGATGGTTACCAGGAAAAATTAGTGTCTGTGACCAGAACAGCTAAAGTAGTAAAAGGCGGTCGTGTGTTTGGTTTTGCTGTTTTAGTCGTTGTGGGTGATGGAAAAGGTAAAATTGGCTTTGGTCGCGGAAAAGCTCGTGAAGTTCCCATTGCCATCCAAAAAGCAATGGATCAAGCAAAGAAAAATATGGTTTACATTTCTTTGGCAGGCAGCACGATACAGCATGAAATTACCTGGAGCTATGGCGCATCTAAGGTGTTTATGAAACCAGCCAGTGAGGGAACTGGGATTATTGCTGGTGGTGCGATGAGAGCGGTGCTTGAAGTACTTGGTGTACATAATATCTTGGCCAAAAGTATTGGCTCCACTAATCCAAGCAATATTGTACGTGCAACCGTGGGTGCTCTGAAAAATATGAGTACACCCGACTATGTAGCTGCTAAGCGTGGTAAGACAGTCGAAGAAGTGATGGCAGGTTAA
- the rpsN gene encoding 30S ribosomal protein S14, whose amino-acid sequence MAKKSMIARQQKREKLVAKYQKRRSELKELIKSSDDMHEIMDAQAKLAKLPVNSNPVRLNTRCKQCGRPHAVYRKFKLCRICLRQQLMAGNVPGGRKSSW is encoded by the coding sequence GTGGCTAAAAAATCAATGATTGCGCGGCAACAAAAACGAGAAAAGTTAGTAGCTAAATATCAAAAGCGCAGAAGTGAACTTAAAGAATTGATTAAATCGTCTGATGATATGCATGAAATAATGGATGCTCAGGCCAAATTAGCCAAATTACCAGTTAATTCTAATCCGGTACGGCTTAATACTCGTTGCAAACAATGTGGTAGACCGCACGCTGTTTATCGTAAATTTAAGCTCTGCCGAATTTGTTTAAGACAACAACTTATGGCTGGAAATGTACCTGGTGGTAGAAAATCCAGCTGGTAA
- the rplP gene encoding 50S ribosomal protein L16, with translation MLQPKRTKYRKQMKGRNRGLAQRGNKISFGEFGLKAIERGRLTARQIESARRAMTRHIKRGGKIWIRVFPDKPITQKPLEVRQGKGKGNVEYWVAQIQPGKVLFEMEGVSKELAIEAFNLAKSKLPFKVIFEEREVM, from the coding sequence ATGTTACAACCAAAACGTACTAAGTACCGAAAACAAATGAAGGGCCGTAATAGAGGTCTTGCCCAGAGAGGCAATAAAATTAGTTTCGGTGAATTTGGTCTTAAGGCAATAGAGCGTGGGCGATTAACTGCAAGACAAATTGAATCTGCCCGACGAGCTATGACAAGACACATAAAAAGAGGTGGGAAAATATGGATTCGTGTTTTCCCGGATAAGCCGATCACCCAAAAGCCTCTCGAGGTAAGACAAGGAAAGGGAAAGGGAAATGTAGAATATTGGGTGGCGCAAATTCAACCTGGTAAAGTTCTTTTTGAAATGGAAGGTGTTAGTAAAGAACTGGCTATTGAAGCATTTAATCTTGCTAAATCAAAATTACCTTTCAAAGTCATATTTGAAGAACGCGAGGTGATGTAA
- the rplR gene encoding 50S ribosomal protein L18 has product MNKYQSRRRRGLKAKARINLTECARLVVYRSNSHIYSQIVIDDTKGNKVLAASSSIDKELKTQLVGKKKVDQSFMVGKLLGKRALENGVEKVAFDRAGYRYHGRVKALADGARDAGLNF; this is encoded by the coding sequence ATGAATAAATATCAATCACGCAGAAGACGTGGATTAAAGGCTAAGGCAAGAATAAATCTAACAGAGTGTGCAAGGCTTGTAGTATACCGAAGTAATTCTCATATTTATTCCCAAATTGTCATTGATGATACCAAAGGCAATAAGGTATTAGCTGCTTCTTCTAGCATTGATAAAGAGTTAAAAACTCAGTTGGTTGGTAAGAAAAAAGTTGACCAGTCATTTATGGTTGGAAAATTGCTAGGTAAACGAGCTCTTGAAAACGGTGTTGAAAAAGTGGCATTTGATAGAGCAGGTTATAGATACCACGGTCGCGTGAAAGCGCTCGCAGATGGTGCTCGTGACGCTGGTTTGAATTTTTAA
- the rplN gene encoding 50S ribosomal protein L14 — protein MIQMQTVLDVADNSGARKVMCIKVLGGSHRRYARIGDVIKVSIKDAIPRSKVKKGAVMNAVVVRTSQGVRRDDGSLIRFDGNAAVLLNNQNEPIGTRIFGPVTRELRERYMKIISLAAEVL, from the coding sequence ATGATACAAATGCAAACCGTGCTTGACGTGGCCGATAACAGTGGCGCACGTAAAGTGATGTGTATCAAAGTGCTGGGAGGATCGCACCGACGTTATGCCAGGATTGGTGATGTCATTAAAGTGAGCATAAAAGATGCCATACCAAGAAGCAAAGTTAAAAAAGGCGCTGTTATGAATGCCGTTGTTGTCCGCACTAGTCAAGGGGTGAGAAGAGATGATGGTTCCCTGATACGATTTGATGGCAATGCAGCAGTTTTATTAAATAATCAAAATGAGCCGATTGGCACTCGTATCTTTGGGCCAGTGACTCGTGAGCTTAGAGAGCGATACATGAAAATTATTTCTCTGGCTGCTGAAGTGTTGTAG
- the rpsH gene encoding 30S ribosomal protein S8 — MHDPIADMLTRIRNGQQAKHQYITLASSKIKEEIARVLQEEGYIESYHVESLNNNIKMITLKLKYYQGRPVIERIQRISKPGLRVYRSCKELTSIPGFGVSILSTSSGVMTHVSAKTKGVGGEILCEVA; from the coding sequence ATGCATGATCCTATAGCGGATATGTTGACCAGAATAAGAAATGGGCAGCAGGCTAAGCACCAGTACATTACGTTAGCATCTTCAAAGATAAAAGAAGAAATCGCTCGTGTACTGCAGGAAGAAGGGTATATTGAAAGTTATCATGTGGAATCATTAAACAACAATATAAAAATGATTACCCTTAAGCTCAAGTATTATCAAGGAAGACCGGTTATTGAACGCATTCAACGAATCAGTAAACCTGGTCTGAGAGTATATAGATCTTGTAAGGAGTTAACATCGATCCCTGGGTTCGGAGTTTCAATCTTATCGACATCCAGTGGTGTAATGACACATGTCTCAGCTAAAACCAAAGGTGTTGGTGGTGAGATACTTTGTGAAGTAGCTTAA